A stretch of the Kroppenstedtia eburnea genome encodes the following:
- a CDS encoding ATP-binding protein, which yields MIRLPIHWKITALIFFILGFSLVIGGIFLVGNYSKTKEDDLKKRSVITARTVAELPEIRRGVAGGEEGQKRLNLVAEKVRIINDADYIVVLNMDRVRLTHPVEERIGSVSTGEDEGPAFAEHTYTSRATGEIGTVIRAFVPIMNQEHQQIGVVIAGYRLPGIIEILCSVYKEILWTACLSLFFGGWGSWLLARHIKRQMFHLEPHEIAKMLVERTEAFNAMHEGVIAIDTEERIQIFNDKAKQMMGVSGDVIGMNIREVIPDTRLPEILTLDQPVYNKELHVRNLDILSNRIPIKVGGKTVGVVSIFQDRTEVKKLAEELTGVKAFVNALRVQNHEHMNKLHTIAGLIQLGNSEKALDYVFEVTEEQEELTRFLSKNIKDDSISGLLLSKVSRGREMGIDVFIDRRSRLRSFPRYLDSHDFVVLLGNLIENSFDSFQKVPTREKEVYISITQTKNRLLIVVEDNGCGIPREMQDRIFRQGVSTKGGGERGIGLHLVHQIVEQGYGEIRLESEPGAGTCITVTFDQREGDAEDDFCAVNRG from the coding sequence ATGATCCGTTTGCCGATTCACTGGAAGATCACCGCATTGATTTTTTTTATCCTTGGATTCTCACTCGTCATCGGTGGGATTTTTTTAGTTGGAAATTATTCAAAGACCAAAGAAGATGATTTGAAGAAGCGCTCGGTGATCACCGCCCGGACGGTGGCCGAGCTTCCTGAGATCCGAAGAGGTGTCGCGGGAGGCGAAGAAGGGCAAAAACGGTTAAATCTCGTCGCCGAAAAGGTTCGTATCATCAACGATGCTGATTATATCGTGGTGTTGAATATGGACAGGGTTCGTCTCACACATCCTGTGGAAGAGCGAATCGGATCCGTGTCAACGGGAGAAGATGAAGGCCCTGCCTTTGCTGAGCACACCTATACATCACGGGCAACAGGGGAGATTGGAACGGTCATCCGCGCCTTCGTTCCGATCATGAATCAAGAACATCAACAAATCGGTGTGGTCATCGCGGGTTATCGCCTGCCGGGTATCATTGAGATTCTTTGCTCGGTTTACAAAGAGATTTTATGGACCGCCTGTCTGTCACTGTTTTTTGGCGGCTGGGGTTCTTGGCTGTTGGCACGTCACATCAAAAGGCAAATGTTCCACTTGGAGCCCCACGAAATCGCCAAGATGCTGGTTGAGCGGACAGAAGCATTCAACGCGATGCATGAAGGGGTCATTGCGATTGACACCGAAGAGCGGATCCAGATTTTTAACGATAAGGCAAAGCAAATGATGGGAGTCAGCGGAGATGTCATCGGAATGAACATACGGGAGGTGATTCCGGATACACGCCTTCCGGAGATTTTAACACTGGATCAGCCGGTTTATAATAAAGAGTTACATGTCCGGAACCTGGACATTTTGAGTAACCGGATTCCCATCAAAGTGGGTGGTAAGACCGTCGGGGTGGTCTCTATTTTCCAGGACCGGACGGAAGTGAAAAAACTGGCGGAAGAACTGACAGGTGTCAAAGCATTTGTAAATGCCCTGCGGGTGCAAAATCATGAACATATGAACAAATTGCATACCATCGCCGGATTGATCCAATTGGGCAACAGCGAAAAAGCCCTGGATTACGTGTTTGAGGTCACGGAAGAACAGGAAGAGCTGACCCGTTTCCTCAGCAAAAATATAAAAGATGACAGTATCTCAGGTCTTCTGTTAAGCAAAGTGAGCAGGGGCAGGGAGATGGGAATCGATGTATTCATTGACAGGCGCAGCCGGCTCCGTTCCTTCCCCCGGTATCTCGACTCCCACGACTTTGTCGTTTTGCTTGGAAACTTGATTGAAAACTCCTTCGATTCCTTTCAAAAAGTGCCCACCCGTGAGAAAGAGGTGTATATCAGCATCACTCAGACCAAGAACAGACTTCTGATCGTGGTTGAAGATAATGGATGCGGTATTCCACGGGAGATGCAGGACCGGATCTTCAGACAGGGAGTTTCCACCAAAGGGGGCGGTGAAAGAGGGATCGGTCTCCACCTGGTCCATCAGATTGTCGAACAAGGGTATGGAGAGATCCGATTGGAGTCTGAACCGGGAGCAGGAACGTGCATCACGGTCACATTTGATCAGCGAGAGGGGGATGCGGAGGATGATTTCTGTGCTGTTAATAGAGGATGA
- a CDS encoding YhcN/YlaJ family sporulation lipoprotein, whose product MKKIGLIFFLSAWILNGCNQQAEETPKPAGPLPMAQQQATDLQRMDAAKKLARQDGRVEDATAVIIKKDLSVGLKVENFNRLFLRDIRKTVFHRLRQTYPQYQVHVTTDHKLFDSLQKMEAELREHPLLSPTSAQEKLRKINEDMKG is encoded by the coding sequence ATGAAAAAGATTGGTTTGATCTTCTTCCTGTCCGCATGGATACTGAACGGATGTAACCAGCAGGCTGAGGAAACTCCGAAGCCTGCGGGACCGTTGCCCATGGCTCAACAACAAGCCACCGATCTGCAACGGATGGATGCTGCCAAAAAGCTGGCCCGCCAGGACGGGAGGGTGGAAGATGCCACAGCGGTGATCATCAAAAAAGATCTTTCCGTCGGCTTGAAGGTGGAGAATTTCAACCGACTCTTTCTGCGGGACATCCGAAAAACTGTTTTTCACCGGCTGCGGCAAACCTACCCCCAATATCAAGTTCATGTCACCACAGATCACAAATTGTTTGACTCCCTGCAAAAAATGGAGGCAGAGCTGCGGGAGCATCCACTTCTGAGCCCCACATCGGCTCAGGAAAAGCTTCGCAAAATCAATGAGGATATGAAGGGTTGA
- a CDS encoding DUF1657 domain-containing protein, with protein sequence MTTYSKVKQTFLDLKSAKATLEQYALIAGEENARSFREIARKMEPTLQRLDRRIRSMEFEEPQYRGS encoded by the coding sequence ATGACCACTTATTCCAAAGTCAAGCAAACCTTTCTCGATCTGAAAAGCGCCAAGGCGACCCTTGAACAGTATGCCCTCATCGCCGGGGAAGAAAATGCCCGTTCCTTTCGGGAAATCGCCCGGAAGATGGAGCCCACTCTCCAACGTCTGGATCGACGGATCCGATCGATGGAATTTGAAGAACCCCAATACAGAGGTTCATAA
- a CDS encoding SGNH/GDSL hydrolase family protein, producing the protein MDPITYLALGDSLTEGVGADGPDSHFVAQHFQGLKCSRGCRLVNLGVSGLTSDELYQLVVTPAIRKLIPRVSHITITTGGCDFIDWFESGASISGLMTTMKKVRRQINQIFQSVRELNPVAKVQVLGLYLPLPAYELGFSLACRTVKKMNKGYEQLCSKYGMEMIDPFSAFLHRQEFFADEVHPNQQGYDVLARLFHDGTGPAPGNAGDQVPFLVT; encoded by the coding sequence ATGGATCCGATCACCTATCTGGCTTTGGGTGATTCCCTGACCGAAGGGGTGGGTGCCGACGGGCCGGACAGCCATTTCGTAGCCCAACATTTTCAGGGATTGAAGTGTTCACGTGGGTGCCGGTTGGTCAATCTGGGGGTCTCGGGTCTGACTTCGGATGAATTGTACCAACTGGTGGTGACACCGGCGATTCGCAAGCTGATTCCACGGGTTTCCCATATCACCATCACCACCGGGGGTTGTGATTTCATCGATTGGTTTGAATCCGGAGCCTCCATTTCCGGTTTGATGACCACGATGAAGAAGGTCCGGAGACAGATCAACCAGATTTTTCAATCTGTGCGGGAGTTGAATCCGGTCGCCAAGGTACAAGTGTTGGGCCTTTATCTGCCCTTGCCCGCTTACGAGCTGGGCTTCTCCCTGGCTTGCCGCACAGTGAAAAAAATGAATAAGGGATATGAACAACTCTGTTCAAAATACGGCATGGAGATGATCGATCCCTTCTCCGCTTTTTTGCACCGACAGGAATTCTTCGCCGATGAAGTTCATCCCAATCAACAAGGTTACGATGTACTGGCCCGGTTGTTCCATGACGGGACCGGCCCTGCCCCCGGGAATGCGGGGGATCAGGTGCCCTTTCTTGTGACCTAG
- the spoVAC gene encoding stage V sporulation protein AC gives MSQKKKKKLTPVQQEYQEFVKKREPKRPLLRNCFRAFLVGGTICLLGQFISRFYTQFFDFTEKTAGDPTTATLIFLAALFTGLGVYDHLGQWAGAGTAIPVTGFANSIASAAIEHRSEGFVLGVGGNMFRLAGSVIVFGVFSAFLIAILKVLFKGLGGI, from the coding sequence GTGTCCCAGAAGAAAAAGAAAAAATTGACACCTGTGCAACAGGAATATCAGGAATTTGTGAAAAAACGGGAGCCGAAACGCCCGCTCCTGCGGAACTGTTTCCGGGCCTTTCTGGTCGGGGGAACCATCTGTCTCCTGGGCCAGTTCATCTCCCGGTTTTATACACAGTTCTTTGACTTCACGGAAAAGACGGCGGGAGACCCCACCACGGCCACTTTGATCTTTTTGGCGGCTTTGTTTACGGGTTTGGGTGTCTATGACCATTTGGGCCAATGGGCCGGGGCGGGCACTGCGATTCCGGTGACGGGTTTTGCCAACTCCATCGCTTCGGCGGCGATTGAACACCGCTCCGAAGGGTTTGTGCTCGGGGTCGGGGGCAATATGTTCAGGTTGGCCGGTTCCGTGATTGTGTTCGGAGTCTTTTCCGCTTTTCTCATTGCCATCCTGAAAGTCCTCTTTAAAGGGTTGGGAGGGATTTGA
- a CDS encoding DUF421 domain-containing protein: MPVWLQLILRTLGVLLFSAVWLRLLGRKMAAGMATFDRVYLVGFGVIAALLALNQIRPPLLGWLALLTWGLTGIAYSYLALKSKWVRDLVHGKEAVVIKHGKVMEEQLKTVRFTPEDLLQQLRKRQIFNVADVEFAVMEANGEISALVKSNKQPLTAQHLGVETAPEVGVQAVILDGNILDEPLATLGLNRGWLETELKKIGVQPENVFLAQVDAMGELYVDLFDDAIQVPKPTTRKLLLTTLEKARADLESYSLDTDNPKAKKMYQQCAREIASILYDARPLLK; encoded by the coding sequence ATGCCTGTATGGTTGCAATTGATCTTGCGCACTCTGGGTGTCTTGCTCTTTTCGGCGGTCTGGTTGCGCCTGTTGGGAAGAAAGATGGCGGCGGGCATGGCCACCTTTGACCGGGTCTACCTGGTGGGATTCGGAGTGATCGCCGCCCTCCTCGCCTTAAACCAGATCCGGCCGCCGTTGTTGGGATGGCTTGCCTTGTTAACCTGGGGGCTGACAGGGATTGCCTACAGTTATCTTGCCCTGAAAAGCAAGTGGGTGCGGGATCTCGTTCACGGCAAGGAAGCGGTTGTGATCAAGCACGGAAAGGTGATGGAAGAGCAGTTGAAAACCGTTCGTTTCACCCCGGAGGATCTGTTGCAACAACTCCGGAAGCGCCAGATTTTCAACGTGGCCGACGTGGAATTTGCCGTCATGGAAGCCAACGGGGAGATCAGCGCACTGGTGAAATCAAACAAACAGCCCCTCACAGCCCAGCATTTGGGTGTGGAAACCGCTCCCGAGGTGGGCGTGCAGGCGGTGATCCTGGATGGAAATATTTTGGACGAGCCCTTGGCAACGTTGGGACTGAACCGTGGTTGGCTGGAGACGGAGCTGAAAAAAATCGGTGTCCAACCGGAAAATGTGTTTCTCGCCCAAGTGGATGCCATGGGAGAGCTGTATGTGGACCTGTTTGACGATGCCATCCAGGTGCCCAAGCCGACAACCCGGAAACTGCTGCTCACCACCCTGGAAAAAGCCCGTGCGGATCTGGAATCCTACTCCTTGGACACGGACAATCCCAAAGCGAAAAAAATGTATCAACAGTGTGCCCGGGAAATCGCATCCATTCTATATGATGCACGGCCGCTCCTGAAATAA
- a CDS encoding response regulator, with protein sequence MISVLLIEDDPMVLEVNRQFVEQVQDYKVISSAPNGVEGLKLARKLNPDLVMIDIYMPDLDGLATLKQIRAEGLITDVIAITAAMDVETVRRVLQNGAFDYIVKPFKFERLKKSLENYRQFQKRFLEKTEVSQSDLDGMLFRKGVTAHKELPKGLNRVTLERIRNFLHEQGRPVSAEEVAEGTGIARVTARRYLDHFEKEGVVTIHMEYGGIGRPTNRYMIIH encoded by the coding sequence ATGATTTCTGTGCTGTTAATAGAGGATGACCCCATGGTTCTGGAAGTGAACAGGCAATTTGTGGAGCAGGTGCAGGATTATAAGGTGATCAGTTCCGCTCCCAATGGTGTGGAAGGATTGAAGCTGGCCAGGAAATTGAATCCCGACTTGGTGATGATCGATATTTATATGCCGGATCTGGACGGCCTTGCCACCTTAAAACAGATCAGGGCGGAAGGCCTGATCACGGACGTGATCGCCATCACGGCGGCGATGGATGTGGAGACGGTACGGCGTGTCTTGCAAAACGGTGCGTTTGATTATATTGTGAAGCCCTTCAAATTTGAGCGGTTAAAAAAGTCACTTGAAAATTACCGCCAGTTCCAGAAACGGTTTCTTGAGAAAACGGAGGTATCCCAGTCCGATTTGGATGGAATGTTGTTCCGGAAGGGGGTTACCGCCCACAAGGAACTGCCGAAAGGACTGAATCGAGTCACGTTGGAGCGGATCCGCAACTTTTTGCACGAGCAAGGTCGCCCTGTTTCCGCCGAGGAAGTGGCGGAAGGCACCGGAATCGCCAGGGTGACTGCACGGCGCTATCTTGATCATTTTGAAAAGGAGGGGGTCGTCACCATCCATATGGAATACGGTGGGATCGGCCGCCCGACAAACCGTTATATGATCATTCACTGA
- the spoVAD gene encoding stage V sporulation protein AD: protein MIRGRTWVFSNRPNIAASATVGGPFEAKGPLAGDFDLLHEDTWLGQDSFEKAEKKMLEQASERAIDKAGMRKEDIQFFLAGDLLDQVVTSSFSARTLSVPYLGLFGACSTSMEGLALGAVLVDGGYAERVLAGTASHNSTAEKQFRYPTEYGSQKPPTAQWTVTGAGAAVLTAEKKSNLHVTTATVGRVVDMGISDPFNMGAAMAPAAVDTIEAHFRDLKNPDYDLILTGDLGRIGHRTAADLLEKHGLKLPKDRFGDCGLMIYGEDQPVQAGASGCASSACVTYGHVLNRMRKGELRKVLIVATGALHSPLSYQQKESIPCIAHAVSIEAEEGGDPS, encoded by the coding sequence GTGATCCGAGGCCGCACCTGGGTTTTTTCAAACAGACCCAATATCGCCGCTTCTGCTACGGTCGGAGGTCCTTTTGAAGCAAAAGGCCCGCTGGCCGGCGATTTTGATCTGCTGCATGAGGATACATGGTTGGGACAGGACAGTTTTGAAAAAGCCGAAAAAAAGATGCTGGAACAGGCGTCGGAACGAGCAATCGACAAGGCCGGGATGCGGAAGGAAGACATCCAGTTTTTTCTGGCCGGTGATCTTTTGGACCAAGTGGTCACCAGCAGCTTCTCCGCCAGGACATTGTCAGTGCCTTATCTGGGGCTGTTCGGGGCCTGCTCCACCTCCATGGAAGGGTTGGCCCTGGGGGCCGTTTTGGTGGATGGGGGCTATGCGGAACGGGTGCTGGCGGGAACTGCCAGTCACAACTCCACAGCGGAAAAACAATTCCGTTATCCGACGGAATACGGCTCCCAAAAGCCCCCCACCGCTCAATGGACGGTGACCGGTGCGGGTGCGGCTGTGTTGACGGCGGAAAAAAAGAGCAATCTTCATGTGACAACCGCCACCGTCGGACGCGTGGTCGATATGGGGATTTCTGATCCTTTCAATATGGGAGCGGCGATGGCGCCGGCGGCGGTGGATACGATTGAAGCCCATTTCAGAGATCTGAAAAATCCCGATTACGATTTGATACTGACCGGAGATCTGGGGAGAATCGGTCACCGGACGGCCGCCGATTTGCTGGAAAAGCACGGCCTGAAACTTCCCAAAGACCGGTTTGGCGACTGTGGGCTCATGATATACGGGGAAGATCAGCCGGTACAGGCCGGGGCCAGCGGATGTGCCTCGTCGGCATGTGTCACCTACGGACACGTATTGAACCGGATGCGAAAAGGGGAATTGCGCAAGGTGTTGATCGTGGCAACCGGTGCATTGCACTCTCCGCTCAGTTACCAACAGAAGGAGAGCATCCCCTGTATAGCCCATGCCGTTTCCATCGAGGCGGAGGAAGGGGGCGATCCCTCATGA
- a CDS encoding TRAP transporter substrate-binding protein, translated as MKLFISTSILTAFSLIAFFFNPFFQTGGIHDDEQSGLNQQIVIKFSHVVAENTPKGLAAQRFAELAAKKTGGKVKVVVFPNAVLHTDEEELDALLQGDVQMIAPSYSKVTKLIPQWQVLDLPFIFHDSEDVERVFTGPAGNRLLKLLAHKNIKGLALWSNGFKQMTSNRKALIHPEDFRGQTFRIMPSPVLDEQFRLLGAKPVPVPFPEVYQDLEKHQVDGQENTISNIYSKRFYQVQRYLTISNHGYLGYAVLMNKSFWDQLPPPIQHQLSEAMEETTVWMLKQSKRMNEQQLEKLERQADMEITILEEKEKKRWIEQLKPVYDRYRQRFGNELLDEIHPRPE; from the coding sequence ATGAAGCTTTTTATCAGTACAAGCATATTGACTGCCTTTTCATTGATTGCCTTCTTTTTCAATCCTTTTTTTCAGACAGGTGGAATCCACGATGATGAACAGTCAGGGCTGAATCAGCAGATCGTCATCAAATTCAGCCATGTGGTGGCTGAAAATACCCCCAAGGGCCTGGCGGCCCAAAGATTTGCCGAGCTGGCGGCGAAAAAAACCGGCGGCAAAGTAAAAGTGGTCGTGTTCCCCAATGCGGTTCTCCATACCGATGAGGAAGAGCTGGACGCCCTGTTGCAGGGCGATGTGCAAATGATCGCCCCCTCCTATTCAAAGGTGACCAAGCTGATTCCCCAATGGCAAGTGCTTGATTTGCCCTTCATTTTTCATGACAGTGAAGATGTGGAGCGAGTATTTACCGGACCGGCGGGAAACCGCTTGTTAAAACTGCTCGCTCACAAAAACATCAAGGGGCTCGCCCTGTGGAGCAACGGTTTTAAACAAATGACCAGCAACCGCAAAGCCTTGATCCACCCGGAAGATTTCCGGGGGCAAACCTTTCGGATCATGCCGAGTCCCGTACTGGATGAGCAATTTCGCCTGCTGGGGGCCAAGCCCGTTCCAGTCCCCTTTCCCGAAGTCTACCAGGACCTTGAAAAGCATCAAGTGGACGGGCAGGAAAACACAATTTCCAATATTTACTCCAAAAGATTCTATCAAGTGCAACGATATCTGACCATCAGTAACCACGGCTATCTCGGCTATGCGGTGTTGATGAACAAATCTTTCTGGGACCAACTTCCCCCGCCGATTCAACACCAACTCAGCGAAGCCATGGAAGAGACCACTGTTTGGATGCTGAAACAATCTAAACGTATGAATGAACAGCAGTTGGAGAAGTTGGAGAGACAAGCGGACATGGAAATCACGATCTTGGAAGAGAAAGAAAAAAAGAGGTGGATCGAGCAGCTGAAACCGGTCTATGACCGATACAGACAGCGCTTCGGCAACGAACTGCTCGATGAGATCCACCCCCGCCCTGAATAA
- a CDS encoding dicarboxylate/amino acid:cation symporter → MRINFNNLTVRVIIGIVLGILVGFLFPEFGAQLKVLADIFIKLIKMLIAPIIFFTVVIGIGNMGDLKKVGRIGGKALIYFEIVTTFALAIGIIVVNLIQPGVGFNTEAVKGGDISQYTEQAKESGGFTDFILSIIPDNIIGAMAAGDLLPILFAAVLFGLVAASLGEKAKPVINLFQRFTDIFFGIVNMVMKISPIAAFGAMAYTIGTFGIGSLVSLGKLMSGVYLTMFLFIVLVLGAIAKFYGFNIFKFIAYMKEEILLVLGTSSSESALPRMMERMERYGCSKPVVGLVIPTGYSFNLDGTSIYLSMAAIFIAQAYGIDLTIWQELTLLGILMLTSKGAAGVTGSGFITLAATLSAFPMIPVEGIALLLGVDRFMSEARAITNLIGNGVATVVVSKMENEFHPTAESEGSPTDPTQPRGQNEIPVTE, encoded by the coding sequence ATGAGGATCAACTTCAACAACTTGACCGTCCGTGTCATTATCGGGATTGTACTGGGCATTCTCGTCGGATTTCTCTTCCCGGAATTCGGGGCTCAATTAAAGGTGCTGGCGGACATTTTCATTAAATTGATCAAAATGCTGATCGCGCCGATTATCTTTTTTACTGTCGTCATCGGCATCGGCAATATGGGTGATCTGAAAAAGGTGGGGCGCATCGGCGGAAAGGCATTGATCTATTTTGAAATTGTCACAACCTTCGCCCTCGCCATCGGGATTATCGTTGTCAATCTGATCCAACCCGGTGTCGGATTTAATACGGAGGCCGTCAAAGGCGGGGATATTTCGCAATATACGGAACAGGCAAAGGAGTCGGGGGGATTCACCGATTTTATCCTCAGCATCATTCCGGATAATATCATCGGCGCGATGGCTGCAGGAGACCTGCTGCCCATCCTCTTCGCTGCTGTGTTGTTCGGACTGGTGGCCGCCTCCCTCGGCGAGAAAGCGAAGCCGGTCATCAATCTTTTCCAGCGGTTTACCGACATTTTCTTCGGGATCGTCAACATGGTCATGAAGATCTCCCCCATCGCCGCTTTCGGAGCCATGGCCTATACGATCGGAACCTTCGGGATCGGGTCCCTGGTCTCCCTCGGCAAATTGATGTCCGGCGTCTACCTGACCATGTTCTTGTTTATCGTGTTGGTATTGGGCGCCATAGCAAAGTTTTATGGATTCAATATTTTCAAGTTTATCGCCTACATGAAAGAAGAGATTCTGCTGGTGCTGGGCACCTCGTCATCGGAATCCGCCCTCCCCAGAATGATGGAACGGATGGAGCGATACGGCTGTTCCAAGCCGGTGGTGGGTCTGGTGATTCCGACCGGATATTCTTTCAACCTTGACGGAACCTCCATCTATCTGTCGATGGCGGCGATCTTCATCGCACAGGCCTACGGCATCGACCTGACCATCTGGCAGGAATTGACCCTGCTCGGAATCCTGATGCTCACCTCCAAAGGGGCCGCCGGTGTGACCGGATCCGGATTTATCACCTTGGCCGCCACTCTTTCGGCCTTTCCCATGATTCCCGTGGAAGGGATCGCCCTCTTGCTCGGAGTGGACCGTTTTATGTCTGAGGCCCGTGCGATCACCAATCTGATCGGAAACGGGGTTGCCACCGTTGTCGTCTCCAAAATGGAGAACGAATTCC